One window of Nymphaea colorata isolate Beijing-Zhang1983 chromosome 1, ASM883128v2, whole genome shotgun sequence genomic DNA carries:
- the LOC116250429 gene encoding uncharacterized protein LOC116250429: MALGRHLLTAIRAFILLVILLLFSSASRTDAYGFRQFQTLVSLAHSLMRRVANLRASRGDVAGAARARRIAEKLEGGWAFWRSAWSVGWDYARNYAWRASVFRSPEFLPAVAELEEVLRALGRLARAESEGERARWASSNYARLLSVSKSLVRRLSSVFVQSGPLHETILVLQREVVEGELVADCVELGAADLKGLLQVAHDLILQFFSPSSARSDL, from the exons ATGGCGTTGGGGCGCCACCTCCTCACCGCCATTCGCGCCTTCATCCTCCTCGTCATactcctcctcttctcttcgGCCTCCCGAACTGATGCGTACGGATTCCGGCAGTTTCAGACCCTCGTCTCCCTCGCCCATTCCCTCATGCGCCGCGTGGCGAATCTCCGGGCGTCGAGGGGCGACGTCGCCGGGGCTGCGAGGGCGCGGAGAATCGCCGAGAAGCTCGAAGGAGGGTGGGCATTCTGGCGATCCGCGTGGTCCGTAGGGTGGGACTACGCCCGGAACTACGCCTGGAGGGCATCGGTGTTCCGGTCGCCGGAGTTTCTCCCGGCAGTTGCGGAGCTGGAAGAGGTGCTTAGGGCACTGGGCCGTCTAGCGAGGGCGGAGTCCGAGGGGGAGAGGGCGAGGTGGGCGTCAAGCAACTATGCCAGGCTGCTTAGCGTCTCGAAGTCTTTGGTTCGGCGTCTCTCATCCGTCTTCGTCCAATCG GGTCCATTGCATGAAACGATTCTGGTACTTCAGAGGGAGGTGGTGGAAGGAGAGCTCGTAGCAGATTGCGTTGAGTTGGGAGCAGCTGATTTGAAAGGCTTACTTCAAGTTGCCCACGATCTCATATTGCAGTTTTTCTCACCGTCTTCGGCTCGTTCTGATCTATAG
- the LOC116256418 gene encoding ras-related protein RABA2a-like: MARRPEDEYDYLFKLVLVGDSGVGKSNILSRFTRNEFNLESKSTIGVEFATRAIQVDGKVIKAQIWDTAGQERYRAITSAYYRGAVGALLVYDITKQSTFENVNRWLKELRDHADASIVIMLIGNKSDLQHMRAVSTEDAQQFSQREVLSFLETSALDATNVDKAFQTILSEIHRIVVKKSLASGESAGNGIKEGKTILVNQPDPAASKSCCT; encoded by the exons ATGGCGAGGAGGCCAGAAGATGAGTATGATTACCTCTTCAAGTTGGTCTTGGTTGGGGACTCTGGAGTCGGGAAGTCGAACATCCTTTCCAGGTTCACTAGGAATGAGTTCAATTTGGAATCAAAGTCCACAATTGGCGTGGAGTTTGCGACCAGAGCCATTCAG GTCGACGGTAAGGTCATAAAAGCACAAATCTGGGATACAGCAGGGCAGGAGAGATACCGAGCTATAACAAGCGCATATTACCGTGGGGCAGTAGGTGCACTTCTGGTTTATGACATAACAAAGCaatcaacttttgaaaatgttaataGGTGGCTAAAGGAACTCCGGGACCATGCGGACGCAAGCATCGTTATCATGCTTATCGGAAATAAGTCTGATCTCCAGCACATGAGAGCTGTTTCAACAGAGGATGCCCAGCAGTTCTCTCAGAGGGAGGTTTTATCTTTTCTTGAGACATCTGCACTTGATGCGACAAACGTAGACAAGGCATTTCAGACAATTCTGTCTGAAATTCATCGGATCGTTGTCAAGAAGTCACTTGCTTCTGGAGAGTCCGCAGGGAATGGCATCAAAGAAGGGAAAACTATtcttgtaaatcagccagaccCTGCTgcttcaaagtcttgttgcactTAG